One window of the Amycolatopsis mediterranei genome contains the following:
- a CDS encoding CAP family protein yields MIRNGRDDMKTGYSDRTDQEFLTSMVDSINQHRAKHGVPPVVLDQQLVDYAKSRAEHVADKGALVHDGTGGYGENLYSSSSSEPVQGPATAASDAWYAEIKYYNYETFASNDPKKAIGHFTQLVWKDSTKIGAGRVCGSADNTWHDTYIAVNFSSAGNMSGAYKDNVLPPAQ; encoded by the coding sequence ATGATCCGCAACGGAAGGGACGACATGAAAACCGGCTACTCCGATCGCACCGATCAAGAATTCCTGACCAGCATGGTGGACAGCATCAACCAGCACCGGGCGAAGCACGGAGTCCCGCCCGTGGTCCTCGACCAGCAGCTCGTCGACTACGCCAAGTCCCGGGCCGAGCACGTCGCGGACAAGGGAGCTCTCGTCCACGACGGGACCGGAGGGTACGGAGAGAACCTCTACTCGTCGAGTTCGTCCGAACCGGTCCAGGGACCGGCCACGGCGGCGAGCGACGCCTGGTACGCCGAAATCAAGTACTACAACTACGAGACGTTCGCCAGCAACGACCCGAAGAAAGCGATCGGACACTTCACCCAGCTCGTCTGGAAGGACAGCACCAAGATCGGTGCGGGTCGCGTGTGCGGCAGCGCGGACAACACCTGGCACGACACCTACATCGCCGTGAACTTCTCCTCGGCCGGAAACATGTCAGGCGCGTACAAGGACAACGTCCTCCCGCCGGCCCAGTGA
- a CDS encoding mechanosensitive ion channel family protein, with amino-acid sequence MSDGWGRLVSAVVVAAAAFGLFLVAEHLFRRVVRRLGRRSAVLAELTVHAHRPFLWFAAVVAVRSAGAFGLPDGPWQGPVSHGLGLALIGVGGWLVAGILTSVEQAALSRLRVDVPDNRHARRLQTQVTLVRRITVAGVALIALGAMLMTFPMARAAGTSLLASAGVIGAVAALAAQSLLGNVFAGMQIAFSDAIRLDDVVIVENEWGRIEDITLTYLVIHLWDDRRLVMPTSYFMSQPFENWTRREAALLGTVELDLDWSVPVEEMREELRRILGDTDLWDGRVSVLQVTDAVNTLIRVRALVSAADAPTLFDLRCLVREQLVRWVRRAHPYALPRVRTEQAPATPVPKSAEHVPDHDARLFGDSLDGRTRERAFNGR; translated from the coding sequence GTGTCCGACGGATGGGGCCGGTTGGTGTCTGCGGTCGTTGTCGCGGCGGCGGCGTTCGGGCTATTCCTCGTCGCCGAGCACCTCTTCCGCCGGGTGGTGCGGCGGCTGGGGCGGCGGTCCGCGGTCTTGGCCGAGCTGACGGTGCACGCGCACCGGCCGTTCCTGTGGTTCGCCGCGGTGGTCGCGGTGCGCAGCGCCGGCGCCTTCGGCCTCCCGGACGGGCCGTGGCAGGGGCCGGTGAGCCACGGGCTCGGGCTGGCGTTGATCGGGGTCGGTGGATGGCTCGTTGCCGGGATCCTGACGTCGGTCGAGCAGGCCGCGCTTTCGAGGCTGCGGGTCGACGTCCCGGACAACCGGCACGCCCGGCGGCTGCAGACGCAGGTCACCTTGGTCCGTCGGATCACCGTCGCCGGAGTCGCGCTGATCGCGCTCGGCGCGATGCTGATGACCTTCCCGATGGCGCGGGCTGCGGGCACCAGCCTGCTCGCCTCGGCCGGGGTCATCGGCGCGGTGGCGGCGCTGGCCGCGCAGTCCCTGCTCGGCAACGTGTTCGCCGGGATGCAGATCGCGTTCAGTGATGCGATCCGTCTCGACGACGTGGTGATCGTGGAGAACGAGTGGGGCCGCATCGAGGACATCACGCTGACCTACCTGGTGATCCACCTGTGGGACGACCGCCGGCTGGTGATGCCCACCTCCTACTTCATGTCCCAGCCGTTCGAGAACTGGACCCGCCGGGAAGCGGCGCTTCTGGGCACGGTGGAGCTGGATCTGGACTGGTCGGTGCCGGTGGAGGAGATGCGCGAGGAACTGCGCCGGATCCTGGGTGACACCGACCTCTGGGACGGCCGGGTCAGCGTGCTGCAGGTGACCGACGCGGTGAACACCCTGATCCGGGTTCGTGCGCTGGTGAGCGCGGCCGACGCGCCGACGTTGTTCGACCTGCGCTGCCTGGTCCGCGAACAGCTCGTGCGGTGGGTCCGCCGGGCACATCCGTACGCGTTGCCCCGCGTGCGCACGGAGCAGGCGCCGGCGACTCCCGTTCCGAAGTCCGCGGAGCACGTACCCGACCACGACGCCCGCCTCTTCGGCGACAGCCTCGACGGCCGGACCCGGGAACGCGCCTTCAACGGCCGGTGA
- a CDS encoding MFS transporter: protein MVLGDNSVTHKVATGSKVQVRRAALASAVGTTIEWYDFFLYNTAAALVFPHLFFPASSAYAGAMQSFATYAVGFAARPVGAAIFGHWGDRIGRKATLIVTLLLMGISSGVVGMLPGTSAIGVAAPLILVLLRLVQGIAIGGEWSGSVLLAMEWGDQRKRGLLGSFAQIGVPVGLVLGTGGMTLLSATLSPEAFDSWGWRIPFLLSLVLVAVGLVIRLKILETPMFAKLLENRQTARTPVLDAIRHHWREILLSAGVRFSEQMPFYLFTSYVLIYVVSRHEFSKTFVLNAVLVGAACELALIPLFSSLSDTFGRKRVYLCGAVLTGVIAFPYFTILAHGNHALVFVAVVVSFVPHALQYGPQAALIGESFPTHLRYGGAGLGYQLASVFAGGPAPLLATWLLHTTGTPYAISGYIVLSAVVTVLCVIFLKDRSKADIDDVSIYQRT, encoded by the coding sequence ATGGTTCTGGGCGACAACAGCGTCACTCACAAGGTGGCAACGGGCAGCAAGGTGCAGGTACGGCGGGCGGCGCTGGCGAGCGCGGTCGGCACGACCATCGAGTGGTACGACTTCTTCCTCTACAACACCGCGGCGGCGTTGGTCTTCCCGCACCTGTTCTTCCCCGCGTCGAGTGCTTACGCCGGCGCCATGCAGTCGTTCGCCACCTACGCGGTCGGGTTCGCCGCGCGGCCGGTCGGCGCCGCGATCTTCGGGCACTGGGGCGACCGGATCGGGCGGAAGGCGACGCTGATCGTCACGCTGCTGCTGATGGGCATCTCCTCCGGCGTCGTCGGGATGCTGCCCGGGACGTCGGCGATCGGGGTCGCCGCCCCGCTGATCCTGGTGCTGCTGCGGCTGGTGCAGGGCATCGCCATCGGCGGTGAGTGGAGTGGCTCGGTGCTGCTCGCCATGGAGTGGGGTGACCAGCGCAAACGCGGGCTGCTCGGCAGTTTCGCGCAGATCGGCGTCCCGGTCGGGCTGGTGCTGGGCACCGGCGGGATGACGCTGCTGTCGGCGACCCTCTCCCCCGAAGCGTTCGACTCCTGGGGCTGGCGGATCCCGTTCCTGCTCAGCCTGGTGCTCGTCGCCGTCGGCCTGGTGATCCGGCTGAAGATCCTCGAGACGCCGATGTTCGCGAAGCTGCTCGAGAACCGGCAGACCGCGCGGACGCCGGTGCTCGACGCGATCCGGCACCACTGGCGGGAAATCCTGCTCTCGGCCGGCGTCCGGTTCAGCGAGCAGATGCCGTTCTACCTGTTCACCAGCTACGTGCTGATCTACGTCGTGTCGCGGCACGAGTTCAGCAAGACCTTCGTGCTCAACGCGGTTCTCGTCGGCGCGGCGTGCGAGCTGGCGCTGATCCCGCTGTTCTCGTCGCTGTCGGACACCTTCGGCCGCAAACGGGTCTACCTGTGCGGGGCGGTGCTGACCGGGGTGATCGCGTTCCCGTACTTCACCATCCTGGCGCACGGCAACCACGCGCTGGTGTTCGTCGCGGTCGTGGTGTCCTTCGTCCCGCACGCACTCCAATACGGCCCGCAGGCGGCGTTGATCGGCGAAAGCTTCCCGACGCACCTGCGCTACGGCGGCGCGGGGCTCGGCTACCAGCTGGCGTCGGTGTTCGCGGGCGGGCCGGCGCCGCTGCTGGCGACGTGGCTGCTGCACACGACCGGGACGCCGTACGCGATCTCCGGCTACATCGTCCTGTCCGCGGTGGTCACGGTGTTGTGCGTGATCTTCCTGAAGGACCGCTCGAAGGCCGACATCGACGACGTGAGCATCTACCAGCGCACCTGA
- a CDS encoding TetR family transcriptional regulator, whose translation MDTDRAGLRDRKKQQTRIALSWAAIRLTVERGYDNVRIEDIAAEAGVSTRTFSNYFGSKGEAIVARHHDRARAIATALGERPADEPIWDAITQAALDGFALGEPIPDGQGATPAWVEGLRLMVAEPTLQGEFQKAGAAAETEFALAVAERTGTDPARDVYPRLVAGVVVAALNVVTQQWLIAEPQPSLEEVLRDVFGRLAAGLPEPR comes from the coding sequence ATGGACACCGACCGCGCCGGCCTTCGTGATCGCAAGAAGCAGCAAACGCGGATCGCGCTGAGCTGGGCGGCCATCCGGCTGACCGTCGAACGCGGGTACGACAACGTCCGGATCGAAGACATCGCCGCCGAAGCCGGGGTGTCCACCCGGACCTTCAGCAACTACTTCGGCAGCAAGGGCGAAGCCATCGTCGCCCGCCACCACGACCGGGCGCGCGCCATCGCCACCGCCCTGGGCGAACGGCCCGCCGATGAGCCGATCTGGGACGCCATCACCCAGGCCGCGCTCGACGGGTTCGCGCTCGGCGAACCGATCCCCGACGGGCAGGGCGCCACGCCGGCGTGGGTCGAAGGGCTGCGGCTGATGGTCGCCGAGCCCACCCTGCAAGGCGAGTTCCAGAAAGCCGGTGCGGCGGCCGAAACCGAGTTCGCGCTCGCCGTCGCCGAACGCACCGGCACCGACCCCGCCCGGGACGTCTACCCGCGGCTCGTCGCGGGCGTCGTCGTGGCTGCGCTCAACGTTGTCACCCAGCAGTGGCTCATCGCCGAACCGCAGCCGTCGCTGGAAGAGGTCCTGCGGGACGTCTTCGGCCGGCTGGCCGCCGGCCTGCCCGAACCCCGCTAA
- a CDS encoding FAD-dependent monooxygenase → MEDVVIAGAGPNGLMLACELALAGIRPLVLERLPEPTTENRANGLVGQVVRLLDRRGLHERLAGPMGPPSPAFVFGALRLDLTLADRNPLNILGVPQRRVEAVLDERAAELGVEVRRGHELTGMTQDADAVTAEVTGPEGGYRLTTRYLVGADGGRSATRKLAGIGFPGVTEDRTVSRTANATVPAEFVDAASGGLRVPGHDVIPPFFHYRTETGLFVYAPFPTGTLVTTIEWTDEEETGDEPPMTLDEQHASIERVLGFALPIGPPEGDGPHLLRRLRGRNTRLAEKFREGRVLLVGDAAHVHSAIGGPGLNLGLQDAVGLGWKLAATLHGWAPEGLLDTYESERRPVAERVVMHTQAQSALITPGGDVTALRELFGELLRLPSTVQHIADLMTGADIRYTPATDHPLDGRWAPDLLLADGTRLAELTRTARPLLLDFTGSLGDELRGWTDRVDLVPGDAPGDTTALLVRPDGYVAWASGSAEPDDTERKALRTALERWFGHPLDA, encoded by the coding sequence ATGGAAGACGTCGTCATCGCCGGAGCCGGCCCCAACGGCCTCATGCTCGCCTGCGAACTCGCCCTCGCCGGCATCCGCCCGCTGGTCCTGGAGCGGCTACCCGAACCCACCACCGAAAACCGCGCCAACGGCCTCGTCGGGCAGGTCGTGCGTCTCCTCGACCGCCGCGGGCTGCACGAGCGGCTGGCCGGTCCGATGGGGCCGCCCTCGCCGGCGTTCGTCTTCGGCGCGCTGCGCCTCGACCTCACCCTCGCCGACCGCAACCCGCTGAACATCCTCGGCGTGCCGCAGCGCCGCGTCGAAGCGGTGCTCGACGAGCGCGCCGCCGAACTCGGCGTCGAGGTCCGGCGCGGGCACGAGCTCACCGGCATGACCCAGGACGCCGACGCGGTCACCGCCGAGGTCACCGGACCCGAGGGCGGCTACCGGCTCACGACGCGGTACCTCGTCGGCGCGGACGGCGGCCGCAGCGCCACACGCAAGCTCGCCGGCATCGGCTTCCCCGGCGTCACCGAAGACCGCACCGTGTCCCGCACCGCCAACGCCACCGTGCCGGCGGAATTCGTCGACGCGGCATCCGGCGGCTTGCGCGTGCCGGGCCACGACGTCATCCCGCCGTTCTTCCACTACCGCACCGAAACCGGCCTGTTCGTCTACGCGCCGTTCCCGACCGGCACGCTCGTCACCACGATCGAGTGGACCGACGAGGAGGAAACCGGCGACGAGCCCCCGATGACCCTCGACGAGCAGCACGCGAGCATCGAGCGGGTACTCGGCTTCGCTCTGCCCATCGGGCCGCCGGAAGGCGACGGGCCCCACCTGCTGCGGCGGTTGCGCGGGCGCAACACCCGGCTGGCCGAGAAGTTCCGCGAAGGGCGGGTCCTGCTGGTCGGCGACGCCGCCCACGTCCACTCCGCCATCGGCGGACCCGGGCTCAACCTCGGCCTGCAGGACGCTGTCGGGCTCGGCTGGAAGCTCGCCGCCACCCTGCACGGCTGGGCGCCCGAAGGCCTGCTGGACACCTACGAGAGCGAACGCCGCCCGGTCGCCGAGCGCGTGGTCATGCACACCCAGGCGCAGTCCGCGCTGATCACGCCGGGCGGCGACGTCACCGCGCTGCGCGAGCTGTTCGGCGAGCTGCTGCGGCTCCCGTCCACGGTGCAGCACATCGCGGACCTGATGACCGGCGCGGACATCCGGTACACCCCGGCCACCGACCACCCGCTGGACGGCCGCTGGGCCCCCGACCTCCTCCTGGCCGACGGCACCCGGCTCGCCGAGCTGACCCGGACGGCCCGGCCGCTGCTGCTGGACTTCACCGGCTCGCTCGGCGACGAGCTGCGCGGCTGGACCGACCGGGTCGATCTCGTTCCCGGCGACGCCCCGGGCGACACGACCGCGCTGCTCGTCCGGCCTGACGGCTACGTCGCCTGGGCGTCCGGCTCGGCCGAGCCGGACGACACGGAACGCAAGGCCCTCCGCACCGCCCTCGAACGGTGGTTCGGCCACCCGCTTGACGCGTAG
- a CDS encoding VOC family protein, with the protein MTITHVQFLTLPVADHARARDFYVGKLGFEALVDRRTPEGGRFVMVAPKGAKTGVVLTDRQVTGIEPGPRHFQLQTTDVDADVAALRAAGVEVAEPQAQPWGRATSFTDLDGHRIGLLEPSDFGAVPR; encoded by the coding sequence ATGACGATCACCCACGTGCAGTTCCTGACACTGCCGGTTGCCGACCACGCCCGCGCGCGGGATTTCTACGTGGGCAAGCTCGGCTTCGAAGCGCTCGTCGACCGCCGCACACCCGAGGGCGGCCGGTTCGTGATGGTCGCCCCGAAGGGGGCCAAGACCGGCGTGGTCCTGACCGACCGGCAGGTCACCGGGATCGAACCGGGTCCGCGGCACTTCCAGCTGCAGACCACCGACGTCGACGCCGATGTCGCCGCGCTGCGGGCGGCCGGGGTCGAGGTCGCCGAGCCGCAGGCGCAGCCGTGGGGCCGGGCGACGTCGTTCACCGACCTCGACGGCCACCGGATCGGCCTGCTCGAGCCGTCGGACTTCGGCGCCGTGCCGCGCTGA
- a CDS encoding metalloregulator ArsR/SmtB family transcription factor encodes MPVNDDVFAALASPARREVLRLLLDGPMPAGSIAERFEMARPSLSEHLRVLREAGLVTEQRQGRHRVYRLDAAPLEEVADWLTPYERFWRTKLANLRDLLDEEEDL; translated from the coding sequence ATGCCGGTCAACGACGACGTCTTCGCCGCGCTGGCCAGCCCGGCGCGGCGCGAGGTGCTGCGGCTGCTGCTCGACGGTCCGATGCCCGCCGGCTCGATCGCCGAACGGTTCGAGATGGCCCGGCCCAGCCTTTCGGAACACCTTCGGGTGCTGCGGGAGGCGGGCCTGGTCACCGAGCAGCGTCAGGGCCGCCACCGCGTCTACCGCCTCGACGCGGCCCCGCTGGAAGAGGTCGCGGACTGGCTGACCCCGTACGAGCGCTTCTGGCGCACCAAGCTGGCCAACCTGCGTGACCTGCTGGACGAAGAGGAAGACCTGTGA
- a CDS encoding SRPBCC family protein: protein MTDDDPTAIHVDQFLAHPARKVWRALTEPDLLERWLNMPNDIKPVVGHRFQLLAEPVPAAGFAGGPVVCEVLEVEPERKLSIRWGPQWTVTWRLEPEGTGTRLFLSHEGFDPDDEFQRVSRRIMGGGWRSHVPRALARLLDTLPDPAPFSIRPKAGRPPRGT from the coding sequence GTGACCGACGACGACCCGACGGCGATCCACGTCGACCAGTTCCTCGCCCACCCGGCGCGCAAGGTGTGGCGCGCGCTGACCGAGCCGGACCTCCTGGAACGCTGGCTGAACATGCCCAACGACATCAAGCCCGTGGTGGGGCACCGCTTCCAGCTGCTGGCCGAGCCGGTGCCCGCGGCCGGGTTCGCCGGTGGCCCGGTGGTGTGCGAGGTCCTGGAAGTCGAGCCCGAGCGCAAGCTCAGCATCCGCTGGGGTCCGCAGTGGACGGTCACCTGGCGGCTCGAACCGGAGGGCACCGGCACCCGGCTGTTCCTCAGCCACGAAGGGTTCGACCCGGACGACGAGTTCCAGCGCGTCTCCCGCCGGATCATGGGCGGCGGCTGGCGCTCGCACGTCCCGCGGGCGCTGGCCCGGTTGCTGGACACGCTGCCGGATCCGGCCCCGTTCTCAATCCGGCCAAAAGCAGGCCGACCCCCGCGCGGCACGTAA
- a CDS encoding TetR/AcrR family transcriptional regulator yields the protein MTPAADPAESKPLRADARRNRARVLEAAESVFAAKGTGAPTEEVARVAGVGIGTVFRHFPTKEALLEAVLFARLSRFVDEAETAVAAESAEPGRAFFTFLTSWVEMSSAKNAYFQALTAAGVTVPVAKSDIGARLLTALGVLLSRAQQAGAVRDDLVVGELIPVIIGVARAAEYAGPDATLRDRTVEILFDGLRPSAGDRR from the coding sequence GTGACCCCCGCCGCTGACCCCGCCGAGTCGAAACCGCTGCGCGCCGACGCCCGGCGCAACCGGGCCCGCGTGCTGGAGGCGGCGGAGAGCGTGTTCGCGGCGAAGGGCACCGGAGCGCCGACCGAGGAGGTCGCCCGCGTCGCCGGCGTCGGCATCGGCACGGTGTTCCGGCACTTCCCGACGAAGGAAGCGCTGCTCGAAGCGGTGCTCTTCGCCCGGCTGAGCCGGTTCGTCGACGAGGCCGAGACGGCGGTGGCCGCGGAGTCCGCCGAGCCGGGCCGCGCGTTCTTCACGTTCCTCACCAGCTGGGTCGAGATGTCGAGCGCGAAGAACGCCTACTTCCAGGCGCTCACCGCGGCCGGGGTCACGGTCCCGGTGGCGAAGTCCGACATCGGCGCGCGGCTGCTGACGGCGCTGGGCGTGCTGCTTTCGCGCGCGCAGCAGGCGGGCGCGGTCCGGGACGACCTCGTCGTCGGCGAGCTCATCCCGGTGATCATCGGGGTCGCACGGGCCGCCGAGTACGCCGGTCCGGACGCGACCCTGCGCGACCGGACCGTGGAGATCCTCTTCGACGGTCTCCGCCCGTCAGCGGGGGACCGGCGCTGA